The Phoenix dactylifera cultivar Barhee BC4 chromosome 17, palm_55x_up_171113_PBpolish2nd_filt_p, whole genome shotgun sequence genome contains a region encoding:
- the LOC103721800 gene encoding salt tolerance receptor-like cytoplasmic kinase 1, with the protein MPVADLKFLGRCALPCCRPRPRPAYPERGLKASHIADELPKIAYVRQYGWLEVESLTRNFTAAVIGEGGFSTVYLTRLRGATAPSSSLAAVKVHRSGERLHRAFLQELDVLLRLRHPRIVRLLGFCDDREEGVLVLEYVPNGSLHEKLHSGAGDAAALGWARRMRIAYEVAGAVEYLHDGCGELPIVHGDITTANVLLDGGLDPKLCDFGSARAGFSSAVRSAGPIIGSPGYADPHYLRTGMVSKSTDVYSFGVLLLELITGLPAVGSEEGRVLTADMRPRLREEGRGVAEAVDPRLGGEYDTREAAAMAAVAARCVGEQPSLRPSMAEIRLIMREEVPSSSSAVVAGSNGKAAALRSSLTVF; encoded by the exons ATGCCAGTCGCCGACCTTAAATTCCTCGGCCGGTGCGCCCTACCCTGCTGTCGCCCCCGCCCCCGCCCCGCATACCCGGAGCGCGGCCTCAAAGCCTCCCATATCGCCGACGAGCTCCCCAAGATCGCCTACGTCCGCCAATACGGGTGGCTGGAGGTGGAGTCGCTCACCAGGAACTTCACCGCGGCGGTGATAGGGGAGGGGGGCTTCAGCACCGTCTACCTCACCCGCCTCCGCGGCGCCACcgctccctcctcctccctggCCGCCGTCAAGGTCCACCGCAGCGGCGAGCGCCTCCACCGCGCCTTCCTCCAGGAGCTCGacgtcctcctccgcctccgccaCCCCCGCATCGTCCGCCTCCTCGGCTTCTGCGACGACCGAG AGGAAGGGGTTCTGGTGCTGGAGTACGTGCCGAATGGGAGTCTCCACGAGAAGCTCCACAGCGGCGCCGGCGACGCCGCCGCCCTGGGGTGGGCACGGCGGATGCGGATCGCCTACGAGGTCGCCGGCGCGGTCGAGTACCTCCACGACGGGTGCGGCGAGCTACCGATCGTCCACGGCGACATCACGACGGCAAACGTCCTCCTCGACGGCGGCCTCGACCCGAAGCTCTGCGACTTCGGGTCGGCCCGGGCCGGGTTCTCGTCGGCGGTCCGGTCGGCCGGGCCGATAATCGGGTCGCCGGGCTACGCCGACCCGCACTACCTCCGGACCGGGATGGTCTCCAAATCCACCGACGTATATAGCTTCGGAGTTCTCCTACTGGAGCTCATCACGGGGCTCCCTGCCGTCGGGTCGGAGGAGGGGAGGGTTTTAACGGCGGATATGAGGCCGCGGCTgagagaggaggggagaggggtgGCGGAGGCGGTGGACCCTAGGCTAGGAGGGGAGTACGACACCAGGGAGGCTGCGGCGATGGCGGCGGTTGCCGCCCGCTGCGTCGGGGAGCAGCCGAGCCTCCGGCCGTCGATGGCGGAGATACGGTTGATCATGAGGGAGGAGGTGCCCTCGTCGTCATCAGCCGTTGTTGCAGGATCAAACGGTAAAGCGGCGGCTTTAAGATCCTCTCTCACCGTATTCTGA
- the LOC103721801 gene encoding 50S ribosomal protein L9: MAHMCCGRDALRRLLRAQTSSSNAGITNPILFAGQGLRYRKLEVILTTTVDKLGKAGETVKVAPGYFRNHLMPKLLAVPNIDKYAFLISEQRKLYQREEAEAVTEVSKTRDDAVQDQEDKMKEYQTAAKHLDNALLVLRRFIKVDTELRTPVTKEELVAEVARQLCVHIHPDNLHLPSPLQSLGEYEVPLRLPREIPRPEGRLQWTLNVKIRRK, encoded by the exons ATGGCTCACATGTGTTGTGGTCGAGATGCCCTTCGCCGCCTCCTTCGAGCCCAGACTTCCTCCTCCAATGCTGGCATCACCAATCCCATCCTCTTCGCCGGACAAGGCCTCAGATATCGGAAGCTGGAGGTCATCCTCACCACG ACGGTTGACAAACTGGGGAAAGCTGGGGAGACGGTGAAGGTGGCCCCAGGGTATTTCCGCAACCACCTGATGCCCAAGCTGCTTGCCGTCCCAAACATAgacaagtatgcctttcttatCAGTGAACAGCGCAAG CTTTACCAACGTGAAGAAGCAGAAGCTGTGACAGAAGTTTCAAAGACTAGGGATGATGCAGTGCAAGATCAG GAGGATAAAATGAAAGAATATCAGACAGCAGCAAAACACCTTGATAATGCTCTCCTG GTTTTGAGAAGGTTCATCAAGGTTGACACTGAACTGCGTACACCTGTGACAAAGGAGGAACTTGTGGCTGAG GTGGCGAGACAGCTTTGTGTTCATATCCACCCAGATAATCTGCACCTACCGTCACCACTCCAATCATTGGGGGAGTATGAGGTGCCCCTCCGCCTACCAAGAGAGATTCCACGGCCTGAGGGAAGGCTTCAGTGGACTCTAAATGTTAAGATCAGGAGAAAATGA